In Gordonia iterans, the following proteins share a genomic window:
- a CDS encoding TetR/AcrR family transcriptional regulator, producing MAPARKARVTASPEEQELAILDAAAEEFTEVGVRQANMDSIAKAAGVSRSTLYRRFPSKDNLLIALANRTFENGMAELEEAVAGLSPADAVVEAFAHGAAMVESDPLLNRMVLQDSEIRGLTASMSALFIDMVTDRVAGTIRTAGATMPDADLRKAVELQVRLVISFLEIPASDDADRTPEAVRAMAATFLAPMIH from the coding sequence ATGGCCCCGGCGCGCAAGGCCCGAGTCACCGCATCGCCGGAAGAGCAGGAGCTGGCGATTCTCGATGCCGCAGCGGAGGAGTTCACCGAAGTCGGTGTGCGCCAAGCGAACATGGATTCCATCGCGAAGGCGGCAGGGGTCAGCCGGTCGACGCTCTATCGGCGCTTCCCGAGTAAGGACAACCTGCTGATCGCGCTCGCGAACCGGACCTTCGAGAACGGCATGGCAGAACTCGAAGAGGCGGTCGCCGGGCTGAGTCCGGCCGACGCGGTGGTGGAGGCCTTCGCACACGGCGCCGCCATGGTCGAGTCCGATCCCTTGCTCAACCGCATGGTTCTGCAGGACTCGGAGATCCGGGGCCTCACCGCTTCGATGAGCGCGCTGTTCATCGACATGGTGACCGACCGGGTCGCCGGGACCATCCGGACGGCGGGTGCGACGATGCCCGACGCCGACCTGCGCAAGGCCGTCGAGCTGCAGGTGCGCCTGGTGATCTCGTTCCTGGAGATCCCGGCCTCCGACGACGCCGACCGCACTCCCGAAGCCGTCCGCGCGATGGCCGCCACGTTCCTCGCGCCGATGATCCACTGA
- a CDS encoding o-succinylbenzoate synthase, translating into MPTFVVRASKPQLPPVDQILESALVVALPMRTRFRGITVRETMIFRGIKGWGEFGAFVEYDDAEAANWLAAGIEQAWQGPPPAARDTVPVNATVPAVPAEQVAEILARYPGADTAKVKVAEAGQTLDDDVQRVAAVRELVPNVRIDANGAWDVPTAIESIEAIGDVQYVEQPCATVKELAAVRRVVDVPIAADESIRRAEDPLLVAKADAADIAVLKVAPLGGMRKVLALRGALKMEVVISSALDSAIGMSASVAAAAALPQLDLACGLGTGVLFERDVAPSFVPRKGVVRPRLLQPDDDLPLAAPDRRAWWEDRLRRCHAILMAR; encoded by the coding sequence ATGCCGACCTTCGTGGTCCGGGCGAGCAAGCCGCAGCTGCCGCCGGTGGATCAGATCCTGGAGAGCGCGCTGGTGGTCGCCCTTCCCATGCGGACCCGGTTCCGCGGCATCACCGTCCGCGAGACGATGATCTTCCGCGGGATCAAGGGGTGGGGCGAGTTCGGCGCGTTCGTCGAGTACGACGACGCCGAGGCGGCGAACTGGCTCGCCGCCGGCATCGAGCAGGCCTGGCAGGGGCCGCCGCCCGCGGCGCGCGACACCGTCCCCGTCAACGCGACCGTGCCCGCGGTGCCCGCCGAGCAGGTCGCCGAGATCCTCGCGCGGTATCCGGGTGCGGACACCGCGAAGGTCAAGGTCGCCGAGGCGGGGCAGACACTCGACGACGACGTCCAGCGGGTGGCCGCAGTGCGCGAGCTGGTCCCCAACGTCCGGATCGACGCCAACGGCGCGTGGGACGTGCCCACCGCGATCGAGTCGATCGAGGCCATCGGCGACGTGCAGTACGTGGAACAGCCGTGCGCCACGGTCAAGGAGCTCGCGGCGGTTCGCCGCGTCGTCGACGTGCCGATCGCCGCCGACGAGTCGATCCGCCGCGCGGAGGATCCCCTCCTGGTGGCCAAGGCCGACGCCGCCGACATCGCGGTCCTCAAGGTGGCGCCGCTGGGCGGCATGCGCAAGGTGCTCGCGCTCCGCGGTGCGTTGAAGATGGAGGTGGTGATCTCCTCGGCGCTCGACTCGGCGATCGGGATGTCCGCGTCCGTCGCCGCCGCGGCGGCGCTCCCGCAGCTCGACCTGGCGTGCGGGCTGGGCACCGGGGTGCTCTTCGAGCGGGACGTCGCGCCGTCGTTCGTCCCGCGCAAGGGGGTGGTCCGGCCCCGGCTCCTGCAGCCCGACGACGACCTTCCCCTCGCTGCGCCGGACCGCCGTGCCTGGTGGGAGGACCGGCTGCGGCGCTGTCACGCAATCTTGATGGCGCGCTGA
- a CDS encoding SDR family oxidoreductase — MRLPMLTARRERADRRLAHTREALADKVIAVTGGARGIGFETASRLHDAGARVAIGDIDSDAVGKAAADLGIEGLVLDVTDSSSFGAFLDEVENRVGPVDVLVNNAGIMPVGGFLDYSEALIRRTVEIDLVGVMLGSQAAARRMVERGAGQVVNVASIAGRLPNPGLTVYNGAKAGVIEFSEALDAELAPRGVRVSAVLPTFTETGLIDGLQTNALVTTVEPGEVADAVVRIIARPRVRAVAPASMGWVGVNTILPHGLKRRLRAMTKTDTIFLHPDREARAEYDARIGR; from the coding sequence ATGCGCCTGCCCATGTTGACCGCACGCCGGGAGCGCGCTGACCGTCGTCTGGCGCATACACGGGAGGCGTTGGCGGACAAGGTGATCGCCGTGACCGGTGGGGCTCGCGGAATCGGTTTCGAGACCGCATCGCGATTGCACGACGCCGGTGCCCGGGTGGCGATCGGCGACATAGACTCCGACGCCGTCGGCAAGGCCGCCGCCGATCTCGGGATCGAGGGGCTGGTCCTGGACGTGACGGACTCGTCGTCGTTCGGTGCCTTCCTCGACGAGGTGGAGAACCGGGTCGGGCCGGTCGACGTCCTGGTGAACAACGCCGGGATCATGCCGGTGGGCGGGTTCCTCGACTACAGCGAAGCGCTGATCCGGCGGACAGTGGAGATCGATCTGGTCGGCGTGATGCTCGGCAGTCAGGCCGCCGCCCGGCGGATGGTGGAACGAGGCGCGGGACAGGTGGTGAACGTCGCCTCGATCGCGGGGCGGCTGCCCAATCCCGGGCTGACGGTCTACAACGGTGCCAAGGCGGGCGTGATCGAGTTCTCCGAGGCGCTCGACGCCGAGCTCGCACCGCGCGGAGTACGAGTGTCCGCCGTGCTGCCGACGTTCACCGAGACCGGGCTGATCGACGGGCTGCAGACCAACGCGCTGGTCACCACCGTCGAGCCCGGCGAGGTAGCCGACGCAGTGGTCCGGATCATCGCGCGGCCGCGTGTGCGCGCGGTGGCGCCGGCGTCGATGGGCTGGGTCGGGGTCAACACGATCCTGCCGCACGGCCTCAAACGGCGGCTGCGGGCGATGACCAAGACCGACACGATCTTTCTGCATCCGGACCGGGAAGCGCGGGCCGAGTACGACGCACGGATCGGCCGGTAG
- a CDS encoding cytochrome P450 → MATPLLARPDEGSDLLPVPVCQRNGLLEVLSMRRDPFAFARQRRAEYGDVFAINAFGLQMVTATGATGASEILMNKDKAFANGPAWSYFIGPFFNRGIMLLDFDEHRHHRHIMQQAFSPNVLKDYFAEMQPVIVDRVAKFPTSAGSGARGLNRPGRVKLMEQFKELTLDIALEIFLGLELSQAEADRLNKAFIETVRAGVALVRKPVPGGRWWKGLRSRKILEDFFYAHIDAKRAAQTPDLFSVLCHAESDDGHRFTDEDVVNHMIFVLMAAHDTSTITLTQMAYRLAEHPKWQARARAQSMELGAELTYDDLGELTVLDAVMKESLRLCPPVPAQPRTAIKDTQVLGHFIPKGTMVTIPQMSNHRDPQYYTDPDTFDPERFAPERAEDKGHRMAWMPFGGGVHKCIGLYFGQMEIKTIMHNLLRDYEWFVPAGYRLPMDYSALPVPKDRLPVTLVRRPSNENA, encoded by the coding sequence ATGGCCACACCGCTTCTTGCCCGGCCGGACGAGGGCAGCGACCTGCTGCCCGTGCCGGTCTGTCAGCGCAACGGGCTGCTCGAAGTCCTGTCCATGCGGCGCGATCCCTTTGCCTTCGCCAGGCAGCGCCGCGCGGAGTACGGCGACGTGTTCGCGATCAACGCCTTCGGACTGCAGATGGTCACCGCGACCGGCGCGACCGGCGCGAGCGAGATCCTGATGAACAAGGACAAGGCCTTCGCCAACGGACCGGCCTGGAGCTACTTCATCGGCCCGTTCTTCAACCGCGGGATCATGCTCCTGGACTTCGACGAGCACCGCCACCACCGGCACATCATGCAGCAGGCGTTCTCGCCGAACGTGCTCAAGGACTACTTCGCGGAGATGCAGCCGGTGATCGTCGACCGGGTGGCGAAGTTCCCCACCAGCGCCGGGAGCGGAGCGCGCGGGCTGAATCGTCCCGGCCGCGTGAAGCTGATGGAACAGTTCAAGGAGTTGACACTCGACATCGCTCTGGAGATCTTCCTCGGCCTGGAGCTGTCACAGGCCGAGGCCGACCGCCTGAACAAGGCGTTCATCGAGACCGTGCGGGCGGGCGTCGCGCTGGTGCGCAAGCCGGTCCCGGGCGGCCGGTGGTGGAAGGGACTGCGTTCCCGGAAGATCCTCGAGGACTTCTTCTACGCGCACATCGACGCCAAGCGCGCCGCACAGACGCCGGACCTGTTCTCCGTCCTGTGCCACGCCGAGAGCGACGACGGCCACCGATTCACCGACGAAGACGTGGTGAACCACATGATCTTCGTGCTGATGGCCGCCCACGACACCTCCACGATCACGCTGACGCAGATGGCGTACCGCCTGGCCGAGCACCCGAAGTGGCAGGCCAGGGCACGGGCGCAGTCGATGGAGCTCGGCGCGGAACTGACGTACGACGACCTCGGCGAACTCACGGTGCTCGACGCGGTGATGAAGGAATCGCTGCGGTTGTGTCCGCCGGTGCCGGCGCAGCCCCGGACGGCGATCAAAGACACGCAGGTCCTCGGTCATTTCATCCCGAAGGGGACGATGGTGACCATCCCCCAGATGTCGAATCACCGAGATCCGCAGTACTACACGGACCCGGACACCTTCGATCCGGAGCGCTTCGCGCCCGAGCGCGCGGAGGACAAGGGACACCGTATGGCGTGGATGCCGTTCGGCGGCGGGGTGCACAAATGCATCGGCCTGTACTTCGGGCAGATGGAGATCAAGACCATAATGCACAACCTTCTCCGGGACTACGAATGGTTCGTGCCCGCGGGCTACCGTTTACCCATGGATTACAGTGCGTTGCCCGTGCCGAAGGATCGACTCCCCGTGACGCTGGTGCGCCGCCCTTCGAACGAGAACGCCTGA